A stretch of the Aegilops tauschii subsp. strangulata cultivar AL8/78 chromosome 4, Aet v6.0, whole genome shotgun sequence genome encodes the following:
- the LOC109752776 gene encoding uncharacterized protein gives MDVMGYLNKSIAKLQMGLAVWRNKPELFESADMHEAGKEKGFSTMKTWMPQGRPARNVLQTGKVLLNSEKHHRRQQCQRHRLLGMQKTSLPNRLRNASSIPDATTARSTIGVSSVSVTASSACRRRHSQIVSVMHPEPASRRC, from the exons ATGGACGTGATGGG ATATTTAAACAAGTCAATTGCCAAGCTACAAATGGGGCTGGCAGTGTGGCGCAACAAGCCTGAGCTTTTTGAGAGTGCAGATATGCATGAGGCAGGAAAGGAAAAAGGCTTCAGTACCATGAAGACCTGGATGCCTCAAG GGAGGCCTGCGAGGAATGTGCTCCAGACCGGCAAGGTGCTGCTCAACAGCGAGAAGCACCACCGGCGTCAGCAGTGTCAGCGTCACCGCCTCCTCGGCATGCAAAAGACGTCACTCCCAAATCGTCTCCGTAATGCATCCAGTATACCGGATGCTACTACAGCGAGAAGCACCATCGGCGTCAGCAGTGTCAGCGTCACCGCCTCCTCGGCATGCAGAAGACGTCACTCCCAAATCGTCTCCGTAATGCATCCAG